In Thamnophis elegans isolate rThaEle1 unplaced genomic scaffold, rThaEle1.pri scaffold_394_arrow_ctg1, whole genome shotgun sequence, a single window of DNA contains:
- the LOC116523522 gene encoding ventral anterior homeobox 2a-like, which translates to AKGTIREIVLPKGLDLDRPKRTRTSFTAEQLYRLELEFQRCQYVVGRERTELARQLNLSETQVKVWYQNRRTKQKKDQSRESEKRGAGPSSTSEAFATCNLLRLLEQGRLLSVPAPPALLPPAPSRPVGATPGHEPPSPGLPRAESPPATGGFSLQVSSLAASAPASRLPPAPLCFGSPLGGSLHKLPAGYGLGPSAFEPYTRLQRKDSPPRGPRTPSP; encoded by the exons ATGCGAAAGGGACCATCCGGGAGATCGTCCTTCCCAAAGGCCTGGACCTGGACCGGCCCAAGAGAACCCGCACCTCCTTCACCGCGGAACAGCTGTATCGGCTGGAACTGGAATTCCAGCGATGCCAGTATGTCGTGGGCAGAGAAAGGACAGAATTAGCCAGGCAGCTGAACCTTTCGGAAACCCAg gtGAAGGTGTGGTACCAGAACCGGCGCACCAAGCAGAAGAAGGACCAGAGCCGCGAGTCGGAGAAGCGCGGCGCCGGCCCATCTTCCACCTCCGAGGCGTTCGCCACCTGCAACCTCCTGAGACTGCTGGAGCAGGGCAGGCTCCTCTCGGTGCCGGCGCCCCCCGCCCTGCTGCCCCCGGCGCCTTCTCGCCCCGTCGGTGCTACGCCCGGCCACGAGCCCCCTTCCCCGGGGCTGCCCAGGGCGGAGAGCCCGCCGGCCACGGGCGGCTTCAGCCTGCAGGTCTCCTCCCTGGCCGCCTCGGCCCCCGCCTCACGCCTGCCCCCCGCGCCCCTCTGCTTCGGCAGCCCCCTCGGGGGGAGCCTGCACAAACTCCCCGCCGGCTACGGGCTGGGGCCGTCCGCCTTCGAGCCCTACACGCGCCTGCAGAGGAAGGACAGTCCGCCGCGCGGCCCCCGGACCCCCAGCCCCTGA